The following coding sequences are from one Ctenopharyngodon idella isolate HZGC_01 chromosome 17, HZGC01, whole genome shotgun sequence window:
- the LOC127498372 gene encoding peroxidasin homolog isoform X2, which translates to MQGRGQPQTSDHLAQKQQCSEHEGRHASQSTGRWNLDDPGHAGDGPGRVSVHGQKCGWRARPSFVIQPQNTEVLVGESVTLECSATGQPQPRVTWTKGDHTALPADPRINITPSGGLYIQNVNQADGGQYTCFASNNVDTIHATAYIIVQARPQFTVTPQDQSVLEGHTVDFPCEASGYPQPVIAWTRGGSPLPNDRRHVVLSTGSLRISRVALHDQGQYECQAVNPVGTARAAVHLNILQTVTPVFTSAPRDMTVESGSDVQIPCSAQGEPTPIITWSKDGVQITESGKFHINPDGYLEVHDVGLADGGRYECVARNSIGYSSSNMVLTVQVPQVSREGDPFVSTSLEEAIRSINSAIDSTRRQLFDGSPRTPAELLALFRYPRDPYTVEQARAGEIFEQTLLLIQRHVNQGLMVDTNGTAYRYNDLVSPRFLDMIANLSGCTAHRRINNCSDICFHQKYRTHDGTCNNLQHPMWGASLTAFERLLKPVYDNGFNLPRGTTERWHNGFPLPLPRLVSTTMIGSETITPDDRYTHMLMQWGQFLDHDLDSTVVSLSQSRFSDGQLCTSVCTNDPPCFPIMFPPNDPRQRRNGARCMFFVRSSPVCGSGMTSLLMNSVYPREQMNQLTSYIDASNVYGSSHHEAEEIRDLASHRGMLRQGIVQRTGKPLLPFATGPPTECMRDENESPIPCFLAGDHRANEQLGLTAMHTVWFREHNRIASELLRLNPHWDGDTIYHEARKIVGAQMQHITYSHWLPKILGEAGMRLMGDYNGYNPNINAGILNAFATAAFRFGHTLINPILYRLDETFLPIQQGHISLHKAFFSPFRIVNEGGIDPLLRGLFGVAGKMRVSTQLLNTELTERLFSMAHAVALDLAAMNIQRGRDHGIPPYNDYRVFCNLTSAQTFDDLRNEIQNPTVREKLQRLYGTPLNIDLFPALMAEELVPGSRLGPTLMCLLATQFKRLRDGDRFWYENPGSFSPAQLTQLKQASLARVLCDNSDNITRIQSDVFSVADFPHGYGSCDDLPKIDLRMWQDCCEDCRTKGQFNALSYHFRGRRSAQHSYAEEKKPASNLTDNSSTLEDAQTAVNLTVSPKSSTEPSVKDFQDFVADMQKTITSLRKQIKRLEGRLSRTDCADEDGRERVDGESWKKNPCTICQCEGAQVTCFVEKCPPAACLNPVTPKGSCCPVCLNQPSQLQDTEHRV; encoded by the exons ATGCAGGGCAGAGGGCAACCCCAAACCTCAGATCATCTGGCTCAGAAACAA CAATGCTCTGAACATGAGGGACGACACGCGTCTCAATCTACTGGAAGATGGAACCTTGATGATCCAGGACACGCGGGAGACGGACCAGGGCGTGTATCAGTGCATGGCCAAAAATGTGGCTGGAGAG CTCGACCTAGTTTTGTGATCCAGCCGCAGAACACAGAAGTTCTGGTCGGAGAGAGCGTGACCCTGGAGTGCAGTGCGACGGGTCAGCCACAGCCCCGTGTGACCTGGACCAAAGGAGACCACACGGCCCTCCCAGCGGACCCCCGCATCAACATCACTCCTTCAGGAGGTCTCTACATCCAGAATGTCAATCAGGCTGATGGGGGCCAGTACACCTGCTTCGCAAGCAACAACGTGGACACCATCCACGCCACTGCATATATTATAGTACAGG CTCGTCCTCAGTTCACAGTGACCCCTCAGGACCAGTCTGTGCTGGAGGGTCATACAGTCGACTTCCCCTGCGAGGCCAGCGGCTACCCTCAGCCTGTCATAGCATGGACACGCGGCG GCAGCCCCCTGCCTAATGACAGACGACACGTTGTTCTCTCAACGGGCAGCTTGCGTATCAGCCGCGTGGCCCTTCATGACCAGGGCCAGTACGAATGCCAGGCGGTCAATCCTGTTGGCACTGCCAGAGCTGCTGTCCATCTCAACATCCTGCAAACCG TAACGCCTGTTTTCACAAGCGCTCCAAGGGATATGACTGTGGAGTCTGGATCAGATGTCCAGATTCCGTGCAGCGCTCAGGGTGAGCCCACACCTATCATCACATGGAGCAAG GATGGAGTCCAGATTACAGAGAGTGGGAAGTTTCATATAAATCCAGATGGCTATCTGGAAGTGCATGACGTGGGGCTTGCCGATGGGGGCCGATATGAGTGTGTAGCCCGCAACTCCATTGGATATTCCTCATCTAACATGGTGCTAACAGTGCAAG TCCCACAGGTGAGCAGGGAGGGTGATCCATTTGTCTCAACGTCCCTTGAAGAGGCCATTCGGAGCATAAACAGCGCAATAGACTCCACCAGGAGGCAACTCTTTGACGG ATCTCCTCGTACCCCTGCCGAGCTCCTGGCTCTGTTCCGTTACCCTCGGGACCCCTACACAGTGGAGCAGGCCAGAGCTGGAGAGATTTTTGAGCAGACCCTACTTCTCATCCAGAGGCATGTCAACCAGGGCCTGATGGTGGACACGAATGGAACAG CCTACCGCTACAATGACTTGGTGTCCCCACGTTTCCTGGATATGATAGCTAACCTGTCTGGCTGCACTGCCCATCGACGCATCAACAATTGCTCGGACATCTGCTTCCACCAGAAGTATCGTACTCACGATGGCACTTGTAACAACCTGCAGCACCCCATGTGGGGCGCCTCGCTCACTGCCTTTGAGCGCTTGCTCAAGCCCGTCTATGACAATGGCTTCAATCTCCCACGTGGCACCACTGAGAGATGGCACAACGGCTTCCCTCTTCCACTTCCGCGTCTTGTCTCCACCACCATGATCGGCTCGGAGACCATCACCCCAGACGATCGCTACACGCACATGCTTATGCAATGGGGCCAGTTCCTGGACCACGACCTGGATTCAACTGTTGTATCCCTCAGCCAGTCGCGTTTCTCCGATGGACAGTTGTGCACCTCAGTGTGCACCAACGACCCACCTTGCTTTCCCATCATGTTTCCACCCAACGACCCACGGCAGCGGCGCAATGGAGCGCGGTGCATGTTCTTTGTGCGCTCCAGTCCTGTTTGCGGCAGCGGAATGACCTCTCTGCTTATGAACTCTGTGTATCCTCGTGAGCAAATGAACCAGCTCACATCCTACATCGATGCTTCCAATGTTTACGGCAGCTCGCATCACGAGGCCGAAGAGATTCGTGACTTGGCCAGCCATAGGGGCATGTTGCGCCAGGGTATCGTGCAACGCACTGGTAAGCCGCTGCTCCCCTTTGCGACTGGGCCACCAACAGAGTGCATGCGGGATGAAAACGAGAGTCCCATTCCTTGCTTTCTAGCTGGTGACCATCGTGCCAATGAGCAGCTTGGGTTGACGGCTATGCACACAGTTTGGTTCCGTGAACATAACCGAATAGCCAGTGAGTTGCTTCGTCTCAATCCCCATTGGGATGGTGACACCATTTACCATGAGGCACGGAAGATAGTCGGAGCCCAGATGCAGCATATAACCTACAGCCATTGGCTGCCTAAAATACTGGGTGAGGCTGGCATGAGGCTAATGGGTGACTATAATGGCTATAATCCCAATATCAATGCTGGCATCCTCAACGCTTTTGCCACTGCTGCCTTCCGCTTTGGTCATACGCTCATTAACCCCATTCTATACAGGCTCGATGAAACCTTCCTGCCCATCCAGCAAGGACACATCTCACTTcataaagcttttttttcacCCTTCCGTATTGTGAACGAAGGTGGCATTGATCCTCTGCTCCGTGGTTTGTTTGGAGTGGCAGGAAAAATGCGAGTGTCCACTCAACTGCTTAACACAGAACTTACCGAACGCCTTTTCTCAATGGCGCATGCGGTGGCACTTGACCTTGCGGCCATGAATATCCAAAGGGGCCGTGACCACGGTATACCCCCGTATAATGACTACCGGGTGTTCTGCAACCTCACATCCGCGCAGACTTTTGACGATCTGAGGAATGAGATTCAGAACCCCACTGTGCGAGAGAAGCTTCAAAG GCTCTATGGTACACCTCTAAATATCGACCTGTTTCCTGCACTGATGGCTGAAGAGCTGGTGCCTGGCAGCAGACTGGGACCGACCCTCATGTGTTTACTGGCAACCCAGTTCAAGCGTCTGAGAGATGGTGACCG GTTTTGGTATGAGAACCCTGGCTCCTTTAGTCCGGCGCAGTTGACCCAGTTGAAGCAGGCGTCTCTTGCCCGGGTGCTGTGTGATAATAGCGACAACATCACCCGCATCCAGTCCGATGTCTTTAGCGTGGCTGACTTCCCTCATGGTTATGGAAGCTGTGACGATTTACCTAAGATTGACCTACGTATGTGGCAGGACTGCTGTGAAG ACTGTCGCACTAAAGGTCAGTTCAACGCCTTGTCGTACCACTTCAGAGGCCGCAGGTCAGCGCAGCACAGCTATGCTGAGGAGAAGAAACCTGCCAGCAACCTCACTGACAACAGCAG cacTTTGGAAGATGCTCAAACTGCAGTAAACTTAACTGTATCACCAAAGTCAAGCACTGAACCCTCCGTTAAGGATTTCCAAGACTTTGTTGCTGACATGCAGAAAACTATCACAAGTTTACGAAAACAG ATAAAAAGACTTGAAGGTCGTCTGAGCAGGACAGACTGCGCAGATGAGGATGGGAGAGAGCGGGTAGATGGAGAGAGTTGGAAGAAGAACCCCTGCACCATATGTCAGTGTGAA GGGGCTCAGGTGACGTGTTTCGTGGAAAAGTGTCCGCCGGCAGCATGTCTGAATCCTGTGACGCCCAAAGGCTCGTGTTGCCCCGTGTGCCTCAACCAGCCGTCACAACTGCAGGATACAGAGCATCGCGTATAA